The Tripterygium wilfordii isolate XIE 37 chromosome 18, ASM1340144v1, whole genome shotgun sequence nucleotide sequence CTGCTGTCCAGTGGGGGAGGTGAAATCCTGCTCATCAGAGTTCAATATTTCATCCATAAATTCTTCAAGGTCTATCTGCAATAAGATTTCATAGAACACCAAGCATTAGCTATGAAATTGCCTCTTGTGCTCTTTGTGATTGAGTTTACGATAGACAGAAAATACACACAAGGTAGCTTTCATACCTCTGATGATGACATATTTGTGACAGGAGTTTCAAACACCAAAGCTGAATCACAACCAGGTTCACCTTTATCAACCACTGAAATGACACTCTTTTTTGGTGGCTTGACTGGCTTCTGATGCAAGCAGTAGATAACATAACCCCTCTACACAAAGTGAAAGGCCAATAACTCAATAAGTTATAAGGCAAgcatgcttgaatgcttgaataCAAAGACCAGAAATAGAAACTTCCACAACAACAAATGTCATACATCAAAAGTACTCCTACAGTCCTACTTCTCCTATAATCAGCAATGAAGACTTTGATTACTCGAAGTCTTGAACAAGGTTCCAAGAGTATTAGAACACTTATAGAGAAGACAACACCCACCGCAGATGCTAATGAACTGGTTGTCAAATGAAGTTGTGCATGAACATTGTTCATGGTGATGAGCAAGCACCACAGATGCTAATGAATTGGTTGTCAAATGATGCTGTGCATGAGCATTGTTCATGGTGACGAGCAAGCACCAAAGAATATGTTTTACTTCAGAACAAGTATCATATTGGAAAGTAATGTAACATGAATCTTTGCCTCCTTTCACTGGCAGAGCTAGATTTTACAATTTTATAGTTTATAAGCTGTGAAACAAGGTGTGAAGTGTGTGGTGAAACTCATAGATGATGCTAGTTAAAGGTTGTGTTggtatcactttcaaaaattttgaaaacaaaaataaaaaacaaaaacataaaattgaaacttgtttggttgaacacttaaaactgaaaaaaaaaaatgtgtgtttatgcttttattttcataataatagaGTATATCCAcaccattatattttttataactgcagtCTTTACCGTGTTTCACCATTcaaaacatcagcagaaagacaaaaagataagaaataaaacaataacccaaagtatatttgatcattgtcttcatatctctatgcaatttgtaatctaaaatcttaaagaaaatgtaatatataataagtgtaactagttctatttccaaaacttttaaaaacttttttttcttgttttcaaaaattttgaaagcctgtttttggttttcataaaaatcaaGACAGAAAATAcgaacaaacaatattttttgtttttattttctattttttgaaaactaaaacaaaaaaaaagaaacaaaagtgataccaaacagaccctaagcttataagctgtgaaaaaatATACATTTACTATAAAAGATACaataaaaattacacaaaaaagatGCGAACCGTATAAATCTCCGTAATTtgtgattttatgattttttttttctaaatttcgcttatatttgttattaaattgaattttaacaaacatataaattacaagatatttgttatataaataaatttgaaaattttataatattatcttaacaaaagaaaagaagaaatgagaaaaaaaaaaactctcaagCTCCAAAATAAGATTcaacataattaataaaaaggGAGCCATATAAATATGAATCATACAACTACAAAGCCTTTGAAATAAGAATCATACATCCACAGCAAATAGACCATAAAACaccaaagaaactaaaaaaaaaagaaagaaaaaagaatagcGTATAATACCTCATTGGGAGACGAGGGCTTCAGATAATACTCGTGCATTGCCCATTCAGTCCAGACTGGGTTACTCGATCGACCTGTAAAGAAAACCAAATATCGCTTGATAATGACTTGGTTCTCTCTGTTCTTGATCTCACGTTTCTTGCCAGTCACTTTCCAGAAACCAAACTCTGTTAGCCTTTTAGTACGTTCACTGTTTCTAGGAGAAAAGAAATGACATATATCCATTGATGATGGATTCGCCACCCGCCCTACACAGTGCccgaaattaaattaaaattaatttcagattttctagggaaaaaaaataacaagaaattAAGCCTGATCGGACACATATATGCATACAACTTACCAGGTAAGTCCCACGGCTCGTGTTTGTAGATATTATCAATCTCTGCAATTGCAGAGACGTGGGAATGATTTCCTCTAATCTTATGGGGTAAATAATAGTCAATCAATTCTTTCTCAGTTGGATGAAAACCGTGACCTGGTTGATCCATATCCTTTGCGCTCGTCATCTTCAATTTAtgttgaaagaagaaacaaaaaaaaagaagaagaaaaaccccAAAATTAAAGAATAACAAGGAGAAAACAAACAGAAGCAATGGAAGAAAGAACTCACCAGACAACTTCGCTGATTTGCGATCGTAGCGGAGAGAGAGTAAGAAGAAGTAGTTCCAGTGGAAGAAGCAAgggctctctttctctctctgtggGTGTGTGCTCAGTGCTCTGATTTCTTCTGATAGTGTGGAAGAAGAGTGTAGTGTGACAGTGGCTATAAGgaaacatttttatttttcttttggataTAATTTTTTAAGGAAACCATACTAACAAGTTATCTGAAAAAGTGAAAGGTATTACACTATTCTGATTGGAATTTCAGGGCGAGTGGATCCCACAGGTCAAAAAAcgcgttgaatttgatttgttttctcGTAAAGTATGAGGTGGCAGTATTGTATCCGTCCGATGCATATACTTTTCTTTGGAGTTCCAGAAAGTTCTGATTGGTCTTTCATTGAAATAGCTTTGGAGTTATTGGCTCATGGTTTCAAATCCCCACCCTAAAAACAAAGGGACCCCACCCATCGTGTAGTCTACCATGGGTTTCAAACCTCTTtctggttttttcttttttttttaataatattttttatggcTTCTCCTTTAAGGCTTTAGTTAGTTATGTTCCCCACCATCCActagttttgttcttttttgctAAAATGTTGTGTAAAAGGAATCAATCACTTGACTTTATCCTTTCTATGGTACATAGTAACACATATGCATGGAACCTGCTCTTATCCTGTCCTCGTATGAATAATGCATTGAGTTTTCACCTTCTGTTTTCAGATGAAGATTTTCTGTTTATCTTATCATCAGTTGGAAAATGTATTGAATTTTGACCTAATTTATTCTGTACTCGGATGGAAAATTTCTATGTATGCAAATATAATTGCGGCCCAAGTTAAGACATAAAGAACAAACTTGCATAATTTTGTtctcagttaaaaaaataaataaattattgaaGTAATAACAAATGGGTCCAACTTTTTTATGAAACAAATCAGTATTTTCTTGATCCAGCACAATTAGCCAGTCCGATTACCTTGGTTAGGATATAATTTAGCTCATAAACCAGACCATTTCAACATGAAGTGGAAGAAACCTAGAGGATGAATAAACAATTTAGAGTGGCTCCTCAGTTACACCCCATGAGAATCAATAATTCATATGTGCATAAAAAAGACTGTCTGCATACAATGGTGAACTCCTGGAATGAGTTCAGCTGGAGCTTGACAAACAAAACTTCTGATGAATCTGCTAACAGATGATTATGATTATCTGCTAAGTTCCAAAGCTTTACAATTTTCCAAGActgcttttttttcttgtttcctaACATTTCTATCTACAAATGTGGTTTTGGTAATAACTATATATACACTCATTGAGACAACTGGATCTTTACTGGCAAAAAGGCGACGGTCAGCCGAGCATGATCTGAGAGTGAGTAGTTCTCAGGCCATATTCCTTTCTCAACTTCACGAGGGAATAGAGCTGCTTCCTTCACTGAAAAACCAACAGCTTCTTCGTTCGCTCCCTGTCTTGAGTCGTCCATACTCTCCACgcaatttttctctctttgctGTGACCATGTAGAATTCCGTAATTTCCACTGCAATATTAATAACCAAGTTTAGATTCAAAGCCATCCATGACGACTCAATACTCCCAAGCAAACTCTCATGCGGAATTTATCAGCAAAAGGTAGCAGATGCTTGTAATTAACAAAACTTATCACTTGgagaaaattttcagatttcTTCCACGAAAATTTAGCTGATGAGAAAGTTGAAGCTGGATTATCGACTACCATGGCAAAACGACAACTCAACTAGGCTACTAGTTTACAGCACTATCACCTAGTAAACAAATGGTAGTTCAGGAAAAAATTCACATGTTGGAGATACAACATACCTCAAATTCTTTACAATCAACAGCGCCATTTCCATCAATGTCTGCTAGATCCCATAGATCTCTCGTCTCCTGGAAACTCAGTCCATAAGGAAGACCGATTAAGTTTACCTGTATAAGGGAATTTAGTGAGAATCTGTGGAGGTAAATTTATCAATGATACATGTGATGCCAAACCATCCAATAAAGTACCTGATGGAGAGCTTTACAGAAAACTGAACATGTTATAGAAGCAACGTGATTGTCAGCCTTGAAGAAGGAAAAAGCTTCATTTTCAGCCAACGATGCCTTTTGAAGTTGATACTGAAACCAAGAAAATTCCAGAATTAGATATAAATTCAGTAACTCAGTTGAtctaaaaagcaaaagaaagtgTTAATATCATCCACATGAATTTGTAAAAAGGCTTAACGAACTTATGTTTCTTAGAGTTAGCACCAATGCAAGAAACATATGAACATTTTATTCTTCTGTCATTGTTTTTCTCAAATAAAATGAACATTTTATTCTTCTGTCATTGTTTTTCTCAAATAAAAAATGTGTCCGTCATAACATATTTGATTAAGGAAAACAAAACTAAGCAAACTAAAACAAGTTTGCTCCAACATTAATACATGGGTTTAACTCACCTTTACTATGCCAAAAACTGCTTCAGACCAACTTCTCTTTAATGGTTTTCTCGAGTTACCCGGATTACGAAGCCAAATAAAGTCCACACCGCAGATGTTCCCCCTATGATTTCGGTGGCTAACCCACTGTGGCAAACAGAAAAGATACAACCAACAATCAGTACACTTGATAAGAATGAAGGACGAAAACACTATCAAGATATTTTGCATGCGGCCAAAAAACTGGAAATAACAGATATCAACCTTGTGAGCATCAGCATCACTGTCGGTATAATGATGAGCAATGTCATATGATGATACAAATCCCTGTGACCTGAGGAATTTGTAAACCTGCCCACGCTTGCTCCCATTCCAATCACTGCCGAACATAAGTCGTTATAAACAGGAATAGAATGATGATCCCCTTTAGATCACATGTGAGAGAGAGACCAACAAATTAAAAGGAACAATGCTAGAAGCTTACCCACAGAGTATGACAGGAACATGGTCAAGTTTGTTTTCCGTTTGGTATGTTTCTACAAATTTTAGTATTTTGTAAACCTACGACGAGACAGCAAAAAAGCTGTAGTTATAGATAGACCATTCACAATGATAAAAGAAATATATGAAATCATCAGAATGATACTTAAAacttgaaagggaaaaaaacataCCTGCCGCAATCTAACTATAGAGAGACTGGAATCATGAGGAAATAACAAATGTGTGTTCACAATAAGAATTTCTTGTTGTGCACAGCCTCTCCGATTTTGCAAAATCGGGGCTATTGATTGAACATGTAACAGCTGAGCAACACGGTCTCCGAAATCATTAAAGTGCAACTCCTGGTGacttagaacactaaagtaGTCCTTATGCACAGCGGTCAGCAAACCTGTATGGGGTAAACATAACGTCTCAAGCAATAGCGAaagcaattttttaaaattgcacggtGAAATCATACTATAAGCAACTAGTTAGTAACAGACACAATTTGACATTTAGTTCGAAGACCATTCTCATAAGTAACATAAAGACTGGAGATTAAAGGGAATTCTCAGATCAGAGGCAAATGAAAAACTGGATTTGCAGAACAGCGAATTAAAGGTCAGAAATTTGTCAAGACATTCGCATTTTTCCATTCTTACAAATGGTGCAGTCATGAGTAATAAATTGCTAAAGCTAACAAAAGCCCACAATGTAGCAAATGTTTGGCTTAATCAAATCAGAAAGACCTCAAACAAAACAGTCAGCAAGACTAGAACTCAATTTGGGCTAAAAATGAATTCAGTGAGAGATTTTCATGCCTAACAGTGGAAGCATTTGGAAAAGTTTACTGATTTATCTGATATAAGAGGGATTCTATTTGTACTAGTTATCAGGTTGGTGACAGTAGCTCTAGACAAGTCTTAAGAAGGAATTATATACACAGCTAACTATAACAAGAAATCAAACATAGAGAATACCATCTCCACGATTATTGGTTCTAGCAAGTTTGAATGTTATATATCCGGCATCTCCAAGCCTGTCCTCGTACATGTGCACCAGTTCTTCATTACCAACCCAGAATTCCTTTAAATGGATTCAAAACAGCGTGTTAAAAAGAAGCCAAATCAACACACTTAAACTTAAGAGAGTGAAAAAGGAAGAAGTTTCAAACCCATAAAATCCATAATCTAAACTCTATTAGCATTGAAGAAGAATACCTGGAGACATATAATGGAAGATCTTTCATAAAGCAGCCAATCCAAGATCCTCTGATTCCTGGTAAGCCAGAATGCCCTATATTCGCTTTCACGCAGACTTTGGTTCTGCTTTACAAAACCCACCAATAAAATCATCAGAATCCAACTGAAGCAAACGAAAATCGATTACAGAAGGGACTGATCAACAAACGGGAATGTCTAAAAGAGCTAATAATGAAGA carries:
- the LOC119984543 gene encoding NAC domain-containing protein 71-like: MTSAKDMDQPGHGFHPTEKELIDYYLPHKIRGNHSHVSAIAEIDNIYKHEPWDLPGRVANPSSMDICHFFSPRNSERTKRLTEFGFWKVTGKKREIKNRENQVIIKRYLVFFTGRSSNPVWTEWAMHEYYLKPSSPNERGYVIYCLHQKPVKPPKKSVISVVDKGEPGCDSALVFETPVTNMSSSEIDLEEFMDEILNSDEQDFTSPTGQQPNMHISQSPSFVNVLGTNGTIDDPLSRFGISDLQDKNTESVKTGASGEQNNISELEKSYSASIDTAPGGDNFWDEVWH
- the LOC119984855 gene encoding uncharacterized calcium-binding protein At1g02270-like; this translates as MVVATVGSNSPSIGQLCSSETESVRGTISRTSSGSCISSSKVGEPCISCTTFNILAPIYKRIDQQNQSLRESEYRAFWLTRNQRILDWLLYERSSIICLQEFWVGNEELVHMYEDRLGDAGYITFKLARTNNRGDGLLTAVHKDYFSVLSHQELHFNDFGDRVAQLLHVQSIAPILQNRRGCAQQEILIVNTHLLFPHDSSLSIVRLRQVYKILKFVETYQTENKLDHVPVILCGDWNGSKRGQVYKFLRSQGFVSSYDIAHHYTDSDADAHKWVSHRNHRGNICGVDFIWLRNPGNSRKPLKRSWSEAVFGIVKYQLQKASLAENEAFSFFKADNHVASITCSVFCKALHQVNLIGLPYGLSFQETRDLWDLADIDGNGAVDCKEFEWKLRNSTWSQQREKNCVESMDDSRQGANEEAVGFSVKEAALFPREVEKGIWPENYSLSDHARLTVAFLPVKIQLSQ